One genomic window of Streptomyces sp. NBC_01276 includes the following:
- the murF gene encoding UDP-N-acetylmuramoyl-tripeptide--D-alanyl-D-alanine ligase, with amino-acid sequence MIALSLAEIADITGGRPHDIPDPSVRIGGPVVIDSRQVEPGSLFAAFEGEHVDGHDYAERAVAAGAAAVLAARPVGVPAIVVPDVEKALGALARTVVERLGTDVVALTGSAGKTSTKDLIAQVLQHHAPTVWTPGSLNNEIGLPLTALKATAETRHLVLEMGARGIGHIAYLTGLTPPRIGLVLNVGTAHIGEFGGREAIAQAKGELVEALPAEADGGVAVLNADDLLVRAMSARTKARTVLFGEAEDADVRATEVRMTPAGQPSFTLHTPTGCSDVTLRLYGEHHVSNALAAAAVAHVLGMSVEEIATALSSAGTLSRWRMEVTERADGVTIVNDAYNANPESMRAALRALAAMGDSARAKGGRTWAVLGPMAELGDAALAEHDAVGRLAVRLNVSKLVAVGGREASWLQLGAYNEGSWGEESVLVSDAQAAVDLLRSELRPGDVVLVKASRSIGLERVAQALLDSEGEVAGR; translated from the coding sequence GTGATCGCCCTTTCCCTCGCCGAGATCGCCGACATCACCGGCGGGCGGCCCCACGACATACCGGATCCCTCGGTGCGGATCGGCGGCCCCGTCGTCATCGACTCCCGCCAGGTGGAGCCCGGTAGCCTCTTCGCCGCCTTCGAGGGCGAGCACGTGGACGGCCACGACTACGCCGAGCGCGCGGTCGCGGCCGGTGCCGCGGCCGTCCTCGCCGCCCGCCCCGTGGGCGTACCGGCGATCGTGGTCCCCGACGTGGAGAAGGCCCTCGGCGCCCTCGCCCGTACCGTCGTCGAACGCCTCGGCACCGACGTGGTGGCGCTGACCGGCTCGGCCGGCAAGACGTCCACCAAGGACCTCATCGCCCAGGTGCTCCAGCACCACGCGCCCACAGTGTGGACGCCCGGCTCCCTCAACAACGAGATCGGCCTGCCGCTCACGGCCCTGAAGGCCACCGCCGAAACCCGGCACCTCGTCCTGGAGATGGGCGCCCGAGGAATCGGCCACATCGCCTACCTGACCGGCCTGACCCCGCCGCGCATCGGCCTCGTCCTGAACGTCGGGACCGCCCACATCGGCGAGTTCGGCGGCCGCGAGGCCATCGCCCAGGCCAAGGGAGAGCTGGTCGAGGCCCTGCCGGCCGAAGCCGACGGCGGGGTCGCCGTCCTCAACGCGGACGACCTGCTGGTGCGGGCCATGTCCGCCCGCACCAAGGCCCGTACCGTCCTGTTCGGGGAGGCCGAGGACGCCGACGTACGGGCCACCGAGGTGCGGATGACACCCGCCGGACAACCCTCCTTCACACTCCACACCCCGACCGGGTGCAGCGATGTGACCTTGCGGCTGTACGGTGAGCACCACGTGTCGAACGCGCTCGCCGCGGCCGCCGTCGCCCATGTCCTGGGCATGTCCGTCGAAGAGATCGCCACAGCGCTCTCCTCGGCGGGCACGCTGTCACGGTGGCGGATGGAGGTCACCGAGCGCGCGGACGGCGTGACGATCGTCAACGACGCCTACAACGCGAATCCCGAGTCCATGCGGGCCGCCCTGCGCGCACTTGCCGCGATGGGCGACTCCGCCAGGGCGAAGGGGGGACGTACGTGGGCGGTGCTCGGCCCCATGGCCGAGCTCGGCGACGCCGCGCTGGCCGAGCACGACGCGGTGGGACGGCTCGCCGTCCGGCTCAACGTGAGCAAGCTCGTGGCAGTCGGGGGCAGGGAAGCGTCCTGGCTGCAACTGGGCGCATATAACGAGGGTTCGTGGGGTGAGGAGTCGGTGCTCGTGTCCGACGCGCAGGCGGCAGTGGACCTGTTGCGCAGTGAACTGCGCCCGGGGGACGTCGTGCTGGTGAAGGCTTCCAGGTCGATCGGCCTGGAGCGGGTCGCGCAGGCGCTGCTCGACAGCGAGGGCGAGGTCGCCGGCCGATGA
- the mraY gene encoding phospho-N-acetylmuramoyl-pentapeptide-transferase: MRQILFAGVIGMFLTVIGTPLLIKLLARKGYGQFIRDDGPRGHAGKKGTPTMGGISFILATLIAYAATKAITGESPSMSGLLVLFLMAGMGVVGYLDDYIKIVKRRSLGLRAKAKMAGQLIVGIAFAVLALQFSDSRGLTPASTKLSFVTDFGWAIGPVLFVVWALFMILAMSNGVNLTDGLDGLATGAAVMVFGAYTFIGVWQFQESCVNAQTLTNPNACFEVRDPLDLAVVASALMGACFGFLWWNTSPAKIFMGDTGSLALGGALAGLAICSRTELLMALLGGLFVLITMSVVIQVGSFKLTGKRVFRMAPLQHHFELKGWSEVLVVVRFWIIQGMCVIVGLGLFYAGWAADK, encoded by the coding sequence ATGAGGCAGATCCTGTTCGCGGGTGTCATCGGTATGTTCCTCACCGTCATCGGCACCCCCCTCCTGATCAAGCTGCTGGCCCGCAAGGGCTACGGCCAGTTCATCCGCGACGACGGCCCCCGCGGCCACGCCGGGAAGAAGGGCACGCCCACCATGGGCGGTATCTCCTTCATCCTGGCGACGCTCATCGCGTACGCCGCGACGAAGGCGATCACGGGCGAATCCCCGAGCATGTCGGGCCTGCTCGTGCTCTTCCTGATGGCGGGCATGGGCGTGGTCGGCTACCTCGACGACTACATCAAGATCGTCAAGCGCCGCTCGCTCGGTCTGCGGGCCAAGGCCAAGATGGCCGGCCAGCTGATCGTCGGCATCGCCTTCGCGGTCCTCGCGCTGCAGTTCTCGGACTCGCGCGGACTCACCCCGGCCTCCACGAAGCTGTCGTTCGTCACGGACTTCGGCTGGGCGATCGGCCCCGTGCTGTTCGTGGTCTGGGCGCTGTTCATGATCCTGGCCATGTCCAACGGCGTGAACCTGACCGACGGTCTGGACGGCCTCGCCACCGGCGCCGCCGTGATGGTCTTCGGCGCCTACACCTTCATCGGCGTCTGGCAGTTCCAGGAGTCCTGCGTCAACGCGCAGACCCTGACCAACCCGAACGCCTGTTTCGAGGTGCGCGACCCGCTGGACCTCGCGGTCGTCGCCTCCGCCCTGATGGGAGCCTGCTTCGGCTTCCTGTGGTGGAACACCTCGCCCGCCAAGATCTTCATGGGTGACACCGGCTCGCTCGCCCTCGGCGGCGCGCTCGCGGGCCTCGCCATCTGCTCCCGCACGGAGCTCCTGATGGCACTGCTCGGCGGCCTCTTCGTGCTCATCACGATGTCGGTCGTCATCCAGGTCGGCTCCTTCAAGCTGACCGGAAAGCGCGTCTTCCGGATGGCGCCGCTCCAGCACCACTTCGAACTCAAGGGCTGGTCCGAAGTCCTCGTCGTGGTCCGCTTCTGGATCATCCAGGGCATGTGCGTGATCGTCGGTCTCGGTCTCTTCTACGCGGGATGGGCAGCAGACAAGTGA
- the murD gene encoding UDP-N-acetylmuramoyl-L-alanine--D-glutamate ligase: MGSRQVTSWQDRNITVAGLGVSGISAARALAGLGAVVTVVDNGDGDAHRARAAELAELGIEVRLGHLADGARAGDVLPEGTDLVVTSPGWKPDSPLFEAAAKAGVDVVGDVEIAWLLRGENAAPWLAITGTNGKTTTTQMLASILRAAGLKTAAVGNIGTPIIDVVTGDETYDVLAVELSSYQLHWAPSVRAHSAAVLNLAPDHLDWHGSMDAYAADKGRIYEGNTVACVYNVADPATEALVVEADVEEGCRAIGFTLGAPGPSMLGVVDGILVDRAFVENRQKNAQELAEVKDVNPPAPHNIANALAAAALARAFGVEPRAVRDGLRDFRPDAHRVSYVDEVGGVTYIDDSKATNTHAAEASLAAFEPVVWIAGGLAKGATFDELVRKSADRLRAVVLIGADRALIAEALARHAPEVPVVDLERTDTGAMLAAVREAARLAEPGDTVLLAPACASMDMFANYNKRGDAFADAVRELAAESA, from the coding sequence ATGGGCAGCAGACAAGTGACCTCCTGGCAGGACAGGAACATCACCGTCGCCGGCCTCGGCGTGAGCGGCATCAGTGCCGCCCGCGCCCTGGCCGGCCTCGGCGCCGTCGTGACGGTCGTCGACAACGGGGACGGGGACGCCCACCGGGCGCGGGCCGCCGAGCTCGCGGAGCTGGGCATCGAGGTACGCCTCGGCCACCTGGCGGACGGCGCCCGCGCCGGAGACGTCCTGCCCGAAGGCACCGACCTGGTCGTGACCTCGCCCGGCTGGAAGCCCGACAGCCCGCTGTTCGAGGCCGCCGCCAAGGCCGGCGTGGACGTCGTGGGCGACGTCGAGATCGCCTGGCTGCTGCGCGGCGAGAACGCCGCCCCCTGGCTCGCGATCACCGGCACCAACGGCAAGACCACCACCACCCAGATGCTCGCGTCGATCCTGCGCGCGGCCGGTCTGAAGACCGCGGCCGTCGGCAACATCGGCACCCCGATCATCGACGTGGTGACCGGCGACGAGACCTATGACGTCCTCGCCGTCGAGCTCTCCAGCTACCAGCTGCACTGGGCGCCCTCGGTACGCGCCCACTCGGCGGCCGTCCTCAACCTGGCCCCGGACCACCTGGACTGGCACGGCTCGATGGACGCCTACGCCGCCGACAAGGGCCGCATCTACGAGGGCAACACGGTCGCCTGCGTCTACAACGTCGCCGACCCCGCCACCGAGGCCCTGGTCGTCGAGGCGGACGTCGAGGAGGGCTGCCGGGCCATCGGCTTCACCCTCGGCGCCCCCGGCCCCTCCATGCTCGGCGTGGTCGACGGGATCCTCGTGGACCGCGCCTTCGTCGAGAACCGGCAGAAGAACGCCCAGGAGCTCGCCGAGGTCAAGGACGTCAACCCGCCGGCCCCGCACAACATCGCCAACGCCCTCGCGGCGGCGGCCCTCGCCCGCGCCTTCGGCGTGGAGCCCCGCGCGGTCCGCGACGGCCTGCGCGACTTCCGCCCCGACGCCCACCGCGTCTCGTACGTGGACGAGGTCGGCGGGGTCACCTACATCGACGACTCCAAGGCCACCAACACGCACGCCGCGGAGGCCTCCCTCGCGGCCTTCGAACCGGTCGTCTGGATCGCCGGCGGCCTCGCCAAGGGCGCGACCTTCGACGAGCTCGTCCGGAAGTCCGCCGACCGGCTGCGCGCGGTGGTACTGATCGGCGCCGACCGGGCGCTGATCGCCGAGGCGCTGGCGCGACACGCCCCCGAGGTCCCGGTCGTCGACCTCGAACGGACCGACACTGGGGCGATGCTCGCAGCGGTCCGGGAGGCGGCCCGGCTCGCGGAGCCCGGCGACACGGTCCTGCTGGCGCCCGCGTGTGCCTCGATGGACATGTTCGCGAACTACAACAAGCGTGGGGACGCGTTCGCCGACGCCGTGCGCGAACTGGCCGCCGAGAGCGCCTAG
- the ftsW gene encoding putative lipid II flippase FtsW produces the protein MPAKQMLPGRRPAAVKAQGRKRPAVTARRPAHGPLQRLRRAQRQLSKAWDRPLTAYYLIFGSSLLLTGLGLVMVYSASMIKALQLGLGDAYFFKKQFLAALIGSVLLFAASRMPVKLHRALSYPVLAGTLFLMVLVQVPGIGVSINGNQNWISLGGPFMLQPSEFGKLALILWGADLLARKGDKELLSQWKHLLVPLVPVAFLLLGLIMLGGDMGTAMILGAVLFGLLWLAGAPTRMFAGVLLFAGVIVALLIKTSPHRMDRLACLGATDPGKNDLCWQAVHGIYALASGGWFGSGLGASVEKWGQLPEAHTDFIFAITGEELGLAGTLSVLALFAALGYAGIRVAGRTEDPFVRYAAGGVTTWITAQAVINIGAVLGLLPIAGVPLPLFSYGGSALLPTMFAVGLLIAFAREEPAARAALAMRRPRFGRQRSGPIWKSMRRRVKRRPSGER, from the coding sequence ATGCCGGCCAAGCAGATGCTGCCGGGGCGGCGGCCCGCCGCCGTGAAGGCGCAGGGCCGCAAACGCCCCGCGGTCACCGCCCGGCGGCCCGCCCACGGGCCGCTGCAGCGGCTGCGGCGCGCACAGCGGCAGTTGAGCAAGGCGTGGGACCGGCCGCTGACCGCCTATTACCTGATTTTCGGCAGCTCGCTGCTCCTCACCGGGCTCGGCCTGGTGATGGTCTACTCGGCCTCCATGATCAAGGCCCTCCAGCTGGGCCTGGGGGACGCGTACTTCTTCAAGAAGCAGTTCCTGGCCGCCCTGATCGGTTCCGTCCTGCTCTTCGCCGCCTCCCGGATGCCGGTCAAGCTGCACCGGGCCCTGTCCTATCCGGTGCTCGCCGGCACCCTGTTCCTGATGGTCCTGGTCCAGGTCCCCGGGATAGGGGTCTCGATCAACGGCAACCAGAATTGGATCTCCCTTGGCGGTCCGTTCATGCTCCAGCCCAGTGAGTTCGGCAAACTCGCCCTGATCCTGTGGGGCGCCGACCTGCTGGCCCGCAAGGGGGACAAGGAGCTGCTGAGCCAGTGGAAGCACCTGCTGGTGCCGCTGGTCCCGGTGGCCTTCCTGCTGCTCGGGCTGATCATGCTGGGCGGGGACATGGGCACCGCGATGATCCTGGGCGCCGTCCTGTTCGGGCTGCTCTGGCTCGCCGGGGCGCCGACCCGGATGTTCGCGGGGGTCCTGCTCTTCGCGGGTGTGATCGTCGCACTGCTCATCAAGACCAGCCCGCACCGCATGGACCGGCTCGCCTGCCTCGGCGCGACAGATCCGGGCAAGAACGACCTTTGCTGGCAGGCCGTACACGGGATCTACGCCCTGGCATCCGGTGGATGGTTCGGTTCCGGCCTGGGGGCGAGTGTGGAAAAATGGGGGCAACTGCCCGAAGCCCACACCGACTTCATCTTTGCCATCACCGGTGAGGAACTGGGGCTGGCGGGGACGCTGTCGGTGCTCGCCCTGTTCGCGGCCCTAGGCTATGCGGGTATCCGCGTGGCCGGACGCACGGAGGACCCCTTCGTACGGTATGCCGCGGGAGGCGTCACCACGTGGATCACGGCCCAGGCCGTGATCAACATCGGTGCGGTGCTCGGCCTGCTGCCGATCGCCGGTGTGCCCCTCCCGCTGTTCTCCTACGGAGGGTCGGCCCTGCTGCCGACCATGTTCGCGGTCGGACTGCTCATCGCCTTCGCGCGGGAGGAGCCGGCGGCGCGAGCGGCGCTCGCGATGCGCCGGCCGAGGTTCGGCCGGCAGCGGAGCGGGCCGATATGGAAGTCGATGAGACGGCGCGTCAAGAGGCGTCCGTCCGGAGAGCGGTGA
- the murG gene encoding undecaprenyldiphospho-muramoylpentapeptide beta-N-acetylglucosaminyltransferase: MHVVLAGGGTAGHIEPALALADALRRQDPTVGITALGTERGLETRLVPERGYELGLIPAVPLPRKPTPELITVPGRLRGTIKAAEEILTRTKADCVVGFGGYVALPGYLAAKRLGVPIIVHEANARPGLANKIGSRYAHAVAVSTPDSKLRGARYVGIPLRRSISTLDRAAVRPEARAAFGLDPNLPTLLVSGGSQGARRLNEVIQQVAPTLQRSGIQILHAVGPKNELPRVDNMPGMPPYVPVPYVDRMDLAYAAADMMLCRAGAMTVAELSAVGLPAAYVPLPIGNGEQRLNAQPVVKAGGGLLVDDAELTPDWVLGQILPVLSDPHRLYEMSRAAAEFGRRDADDLLVGLVYEAVAANRAR, translated from the coding sequence GTGCATGTCGTACTCGCCGGTGGGGGGACCGCCGGCCACATCGAGCCGGCGCTCGCCCTCGCGGACGCCCTGCGCAGGCAGGACCCGACCGTGGGCATCACCGCCCTCGGTACCGAACGCGGCCTTGAAACGCGGCTGGTCCCGGAGCGCGGCTACGAGCTGGGGCTGATCCCCGCCGTACCGCTGCCCCGCAAGCCCACGCCCGAGCTGATCACCGTCCCCGGGCGGCTGCGCGGCACCATCAAGGCCGCCGAGGAGATCCTGACCCGGACCAAGGCGGACTGCGTCGTCGGCTTCGGCGGTTACGTGGCCCTGCCCGGCTACCTGGCCGCCAAGCGGCTCGGGGTGCCGATCATCGTCCACGAGGCCAACGCCCGGCCCGGACTGGCCAACAAGATCGGCTCCCGCTACGCGCACGCCGTCGCGGTGTCCACCCCGGACAGCAAGCTGCGCGGCGCCCGCTACGTGGGCATCCCGCTGCGCCGGTCCATCTCCACCCTCGACCGGGCCGCCGTCCGCCCCGAGGCGCGCGCCGCCTTCGGGCTGGACCCCAACCTGCCGACGCTGCTGGTCTCCGGCGGCTCGCAGGGCGCCCGCCGCCTCAACGAGGTGATCCAGCAGGTCGCTCCGACCCTCCAGCGCTCCGGGATCCAGATCCTGCACGCGGTCGGCCCGAAGAACGAACTGCCGCGTGTCGACAACATGCCCGGGATGCCGCCGTACGTCCCGGTACCGTACGTGGACCGGATGGACCTCGCGTACGCCGCCGCCGACATGATGCTGTGCCGCGCGGGCGCGATGACCGTCGCCGAACTCTCCGCCGTCGGACTGCCGGCCGCCTACGTACCGCTGCCCATCGGCAACGGCGAACAGCGGCTCAACGCCCAGCCGGTGGTCAAGGCCGGCGGCGGCCTGCTCGTGGACGACGCGGAACTGACGCCCGACTGGGTGCTCGGCCAGATCCTCCCGGTGCTGTCCGATCCGCACCGCCTGTACGAGATGTCCCGCGCCGCCGCCGAGTTCGGCCGCCGGGACGCCGACGACCTGCTCGTCGGCCTGGTCTACGAGGCGGTCGCGGCCAACAGGGCCCGCTGA
- a CDS encoding cell division protein FtsQ/DivIB, which yields MAGATTAQRGTSDRSGRGGKKRPGPSGPPKPPKSSKRPGPRGPGGARARRVPVLASLAAAVVLAAGGTWALYGSSWLRVEKVTASGTEVLTPEQVLTAAAVPVGAPLVGVDTDEIASRLRRRLPRIDSVDVVRAWPHGIGLKVTERKPVLLIKKEAEFVEVDASGVRFDTVGRAPAGVPVLELTAEHSPSARRFDEQRLLREAVGIAGTLPAAIAKETLQVKVRSYDSVLLQLTKGRTVVWGSGELGEAKGRALTALLKAAPKADHFDVSVPTAPAVSGS from the coding sequence GTGGCCGGAGCGACGACGGCACAGCGCGGCACGTCCGACCGGTCGGGCCGGGGCGGGAAAAAGCGCCCGGGCCCGTCCGGGCCGCCCAAGCCGCCCAAGTCGTCGAAGAGGCCGGGTCCCCGGGGACCCGGTGGCGCGCGAGCGCGCCGCGTCCCCGTCCTGGCCTCCCTCGCCGCCGCCGTGGTCCTCGCCGCGGGCGGCACCTGGGCGCTCTACGGCTCCTCCTGGCTCCGCGTCGAGAAGGTCACGGCCTCCGGCACCGAGGTGCTCACCCCCGAACAGGTCCTCACGGCCGCGGCCGTACCCGTCGGCGCACCCCTCGTCGGCGTCGACACGGACGAGATCGCGAGCCGTCTGCGCCGGCGGCTGCCCCGCATCGATTCGGTCGACGTGGTGCGGGCCTGGCCGCACGGAATCGGGCTGAAAGTGACGGAACGCAAACCCGTCCTGCTCATCAAGAAGGAAGCGGAGTTCGTCGAAGTGGACGCGTCCGGTGTGCGATTCGACACGGTCGGACGCGCGCCCGCGGGTGTTCCGGTCCTGGAACTGACCGCGGAGCACTCGCCGAGCGCCCGCCGCTTCGACGAGCAGCGCCTCCTGCGGGAGGCGGTGGGCATCGCCGGAACCCTCCCCGCCGCGATCGCGAAAGAGACGTTGCAGGTCAAGGTGCGGTCGTACGATTCGGTGCTGCTCCAGCTGACCAAGGGGCGCACGGTCGTGTGGGGGAGCGGCGAACTGGGTGAGGCGAAGGGCCGTGCGCTGACCGCCCTGCTGAAAGCCGCGCCCAAGGCCGACCACTTCGACGTGAGCGTCCCCACCGCGCCTGCGGTGTCCGGGAGTTGA
- the ftsZ gene encoding cell division protein FtsZ, translating into MAAPQNYLAVIKVIGVGGGGVNAINRMIEVGLKGVEFIAINTDAQALLMSDADVKLDVGRELTRGLGAGANPAVGRKAAEDHREEIEEVLKGADMVFVTAGEGGGTGTGGAPVVANIARSLGALTIGVVTRPFTFEGRRRANQAEDGIAELREEVDTLIVIPNDRLLSISDRQVSVLDAFKSADQVLLSGVQGITDLITTPGLINLDFADVKSVMSEAGSALMGIGSARGDDRAVAAAEMAISSPLLEASIDGARGVLLSISGGSDLGLFEINEAAQLVSEAAHPEANIIFGAVIDDALGDEVRVTVIAAGFDGGQPPARRDNVIGAASTKREEPAPAPVRAPEPVRPAFGGLGTVTPREEPPAPVEIPVEPAPAPQVPTARPYQDSPAEELDVPDFLK; encoded by the coding sequence GTGGCAGCACCGCAGAACTACCTCGCAGTCATCAAGGTCATCGGTGTCGGCGGCGGTGGTGTCAATGCCATCAACCGAATGATCGAGGTCGGTCTCAAGGGTGTCGAGTTCATCGCCATCAACACGGACGCCCAGGCGCTGTTGATGAGCGACGCCGATGTCAAGCTCGACGTCGGTCGTGAACTCACCCGAGGCCTCGGCGCCGGAGCCAACCCGGCCGTCGGCCGCAAGGCGGCAGAGGACCACCGTGAGGAGATCGAGGAGGTCCTCAAGGGGGCCGACATGGTCTTCGTCACCGCCGGTGAGGGCGGCGGCACCGGCACCGGCGGCGCACCCGTCGTGGCCAACATCGCGCGCTCGCTGGGCGCCCTGACGATCGGTGTGGTCACCCGGCCGTTCACCTTCGAGGGCCGGCGCCGCGCGAACCAGGCGGAGGACGGCATCGCCGAGCTCCGCGAAGAGGTCGACACCCTCATCGTCATCCCCAACGACCGCCTGCTGTCCATCTCGGACCGCCAGGTCAGCGTCCTGGACGCCTTCAAGTCGGCCGACCAGGTCCTGCTCTCCGGCGTGCAGGGCATCACCGACCTCATCACCACCCCGGGTCTGATCAACCTGGACTTCGCGGACGTCAAGTCCGTGATGTCCGAGGCCGGCTCCGCGCTGATGGGCATCGGCTCGGCCCGCGGCGACGACCGCGCCGTGGCCGCCGCCGAGATGGCGATCTCCTCGCCGCTGCTGGAGGCCTCCATCGACGGGGCGCGGGGCGTCCTGCTCTCCATCTCCGGTGGCTCGGACCTCGGTCTCTTCGAGATCAACGAGGCCGCGCAGCTGGTGAGCGAGGCCGCGCACCCCGAGGCGAACATCATCTTCGGTGCCGTCATCGACGACGCGCTCGGCGACGAGGTACGGGTCACCGTGATCGCGGCCGGGTTCGACGGCGGACAGCCCCCGGCCCGCCGGGACAACGTCATCGGCGCCGCGTCCACCAAGCGCGAGGAGCCGGCCCCCGCGCCGGTGCGCGCCCCGGAGCCGGTCCGCCCGGCCTTCGGCGGACTCGGCACGGTCACCCCGCGCGAGGAGCCCCCGGCCCCGGTGGAGATCCCCGTCGAGCCGGCGCCCGCGCCGCAGGTGCCGACGGCCCGGCCGTACCAGGACAGCCCGGCCGAAGAGCTGGATGTTCCGGACTTCTTGAAGTGA
- the pgeF gene encoding peptidoglycan editing factor PgeF: protein MTLGQHHESGAHFAFTDRWGGVSAVPYEELNLGGAVGDDPAAVRANRAAAARELGVDPDLVVWMNQVHGRDVAVVDGPWAAGDAVPAVDAVVTARRGLALAVLTADCTPVLLADPVAGVVGAAHAGRPGLVAGVVPAAVEAMTALGADPARMVARTGPAVCGRCYEVPAEMREAVAAVVPAAWAETSWGTPAVDVVAGVHAQLAEAGVAYRHRSAVCTLESRDHFSYRRDRVTGRLAGYVWLERIDDRP from the coding sequence GTGACACTGGGGCAGCATCACGAGAGCGGCGCCCACTTCGCCTTCACCGACCGGTGGGGCGGGGTGAGCGCCGTTCCGTACGAGGAGCTCAATCTCGGCGGCGCGGTCGGAGACGACCCGGCCGCCGTTCGCGCGAACCGGGCCGCCGCGGCGCGGGAGCTGGGCGTCGACCCGGACCTCGTCGTCTGGATGAACCAGGTGCACGGGCGGGACGTCGCGGTGGTGGACGGCCCCTGGGCCGCCGGCGACGCGGTTCCGGCGGTGGACGCGGTGGTGACCGCCCGTCGGGGGCTCGCCCTCGCCGTGCTCACCGCCGACTGCACCCCCGTGCTGCTGGCCGACCCCGTCGCCGGGGTCGTCGGCGCCGCCCACGCCGGGCGGCCCGGCCTGGTCGCCGGGGTGGTGCCGGCCGCGGTCGAGGCGATGACGGCCCTGGGCGCGGACCCCGCGCGCATGGTCGCCCGTACCGGACCGGCCGTCTGCGGGCGGTGCTACGAAGTGCCCGCCGAGATGCGGGAGGCGGTCGCCGCCGTGGTTCCGGCCGCGTGGGCCGAGACCAGCTGGGGGACGCCGGCGGTGGACGTGGTCGCCGGGGTGCACGCGCAGCTGGCGGAGGCGGGGGTGGCGTACCGCCACCGTTCCGCGGTCTGCACACTGGAGTCGCGGGACCACTTCTCGTACCGCCGCGACCGGGTGACCGGGCGGCTCGCCGGATATGTGTGGTTGGAACGGATTGATGACAGACCGTAA
- a CDS encoding YggS family pyridoxal phosphate-dependent enzyme, which yields MTDRKSELAENLARVEERIASACAAAGRGRDEVTLIVVTKTYPASDVRLLAELGVRHVAENRDQDAAPKAGACADLPLNWHFVGQLQTNKVRSVAGYAHVVQSVDRPKLVTALSAAAEAQGRELGCLVQIALDAESGERGARGGAAPDLLARLADLVAAAPGLRIDGLMTVAPLAGPYAGRERAAFERLVELSSGLRADHPAATMVSAGMSADLEQAVLAGATHVRVGTAVLGARPRLG from the coding sequence ATGACAGACCGTAAGTCGGAACTCGCGGAGAACCTCGCGCGGGTGGAGGAGCGCATCGCGTCCGCCTGCGCGGCCGCGGGCCGGGGGCGGGACGAGGTGACCCTCATCGTGGTCACCAAGACGTATCCGGCGAGCGACGTACGACTGCTGGCGGAGCTGGGCGTCCGTCATGTTGCGGAAAACCGCGACCAGGACGCCGCGCCCAAGGCGGGGGCCTGCGCGGATCTGCCGTTGAACTGGCACTTCGTGGGTCAGTTGCAGACGAACAAAGTCCGTTCCGTGGCGGGATACGCGCATGTCGTGCAGTCGGTCGACCGGCCGAAGCTCGTCACGGCGCTGTCGGCGGCCGCGGAGGCGCAGGGGCGCGAACTCGGCTGCCTGGTGCAGATCGCGCTCGACGCGGAGTCGGGGGAGCGCGGCGCACGCGGAGGCGCGGCGCCGGACCTGCTCGCGCGGTTGGCGGACCTCGTGGCCGCCGCGCCGGGACTGCGCATCGACGGCCTGATGACCGTCGCCCCGCTGGCCGGCCCCTACGCGGGGCGCGAACGGGCGGCCTTCGAGCGGCTGGTGGAATTGTCATCCGGCCTGCGCGCGGACCATCCGGCTGCCACGATGGTGTCGGCCGGAATGAGCGCCGACCTGGAACAGGCCGTGCTGGCGGGTGCGACACATGTACGCGTCGGCACTGCGGTACTCGGCGCGAGACCCCGGCTCGGGTAA
- a CDS encoding cell division protein SepF produces the protein MAGAMRKMAVYLGLVEDDRYDNPGYDPDDEFEPEPEPERARDRDRRQQPVHQSPVTDEPVRAVQPPAQREPLPIPSENGRPARIAPVASITPDRTNLEKNAPVIMPKVVSEREPYRITTLHPRTYNEARTIGEHFREGTPVIMNLTEMDDTDAKRLVDFAAGLVFGLHGSIERVTQKVFLLSPANVDVTAEDKARIAEGGFFNQS, from the coding sequence ATGGCCGGCGCGATGCGCAAGATGGCGGTCTACCTCGGCCTCGTGGAGGACGACCGGTACGACAACCCGGGGTACGACCCCGATGACGAGTTCGAGCCCGAGCCGGAGCCGGAGCGCGCGCGGGACCGGGATCGCCGACAGCAGCCCGTGCACCAATCGCCCGTAACGGACGAACCGGTACGAGCCGTACAGCCTCCGGCGCAGCGGGAACCCCTCCCAATTCCGTCAGAAAACGGACGTCCCGCGCGAATTGCCCCCGTGGCATCCATCACACCTGACCGCACCAACCTGGAGAAGAACGCCCCCGTGATCATGCCCAAGGTCGTCTCCGAGCGGGAGCCGTACCGCATCACGACGCTGCACCCCCGGACCTACAACGAGGCCCGTACCATCGGGGAACACTTCCGTGAGGGCACTCCGGTGATCATGAATCTCACGGAGATGGACGACACGGACGCGAAGCGTCTCGTCGACTTCGCCGCCGGCCTCGTCTTCGGTCTGCACGGCAGTATTGAACGCGTGACACAGAAGGTGTTCCTGCTGTCGCCTGCTAACGTCGATGTCACGGCGGAGGACAAGGCCCGCATCGCGGAGGGCGGGTTCTTCAACCAAAGCTAG